Proteins co-encoded in one Dama dama isolate Ldn47 chromosome 2, ASM3311817v1, whole genome shotgun sequence genomic window:
- the LOC133071258 gene encoding uncharacterized protein LOC133071258 isoform X1: protein MGQDNSRQLFVHMLQIMLKDRGMQVTKTKLQTFLSFVEEVCPWFPQEGTMSLEIWKKIGKQIQTYYTLHGPNKVPVETFSLWSLIRDCLDFEHEEGSKLKHMLPPKEPIYATPKVYATPEGKGPTTFELESAKPLKENEGTLTSEDEESLEEQAAAYHKDDHWELLVTDNSNVQAAAAPLTKGLEALMQKLLITIKEEIKREGRDEGAGAISTAPPAYAPSTIAGLDPPPISKPENLLNITRESHSLSPLQKAMQQAQRAGETVQGFSAAFPVFEHENQRYYEALPFKKLKELKIACAQYGPTAPFTQTMIESLGGQNLPPSDWKQIARACLSGGDYLLWKSEFTEQCGHIAELNQRQGINTTYEMLVGEGAYQNTNAQLNYLPGAYAQISNAARQAWKKLPCSSNKTEDLSKIRQGPDEPYQDFVARLLEAVGKIMADEQAGMVLTKQLAYENANSACQAALRPYRKKGGLSDYIRICADIGTSYMQGITLAAALQGKSIKEVLYQQQMKNKRGLPSRGNAGCFVCGQPGHRAAFCPQRANSGNIKTPNLCPRYKKGRQESVTYLGRDPHFICIPFSTEQQQWLSQFSDDWAIALAQYAGEIKQHYPANKLLQFAQLHQFIFPKVVQQCPLRKGTTVFTDGSSNGIASLIIENESYYCQTSYSSAQEVELFAVLQALQRVPQSFNLYSDSHYVVRALSVIETVPLIGAAKASIQTLFLKIQNLIRARTHPCFFGHIRAHTALPGPLAAGNALADEVTHTVCYSSLTLTSAAQASHAIHHQNSNSLRLQFGISREAARQIVKACPTCPQFFVLPTYGVNPRGLLPNDLWQMDVTHISDFGKLKYVHVTIDTFSGFIMATLQSGEASKHCIQHCLRSFSAMGLPKCIKTDNGPGYVGRNFQTFCAQLRIIHKTGIPYNPQGQGIVERAHQTLQHQLKKLKRGSLYAVTPNNLLSHALFVLNFLSLDKNGKSAAQRFWHYDNKKARPLVRWKDPLEGRWHGPDPVLIWGRGHVCVFPQNAEAPRWLPERLVHTAEEFTGGANETAHNPGDGPAADSSADTGTVTDGITGWSVDIPGVTKLTGHAQRRNGTGPQDVPFCGLGHEGKHRAGPRKLCRNETTTVYSIPNSTHSLWDWSPDSERNPGKESNRQFAARIWNLGGTLVYQTEVWKLLAAFETSGSFMQTGEKVKGGFFWNATWRYPRACVPYPFMIIAGSVNLTKNNSQYHVHCFNCTLTNCIRGMENNSGALIVKQPPFVMMPVNLTEPWYEESGLELWNKVRTALARPRRGIGLIILGVVTLITLIASAVTASVSLAQSVQTASIVDDLAKNTSKALGIQEDIDRKLEDRLNALYDAVRFLGEEVQGLKLRTKIRCHANYRWICVTPKIYNNTETPWNKIKLHLDGIWHNENISLDLLQLHQEILDIENAPRASMDLAENAEEFVNSLFSNFPPITSLWHLFSGVVAMLLVLALFVCITPFIIKKFVKELWDIKAVLHSNYLRQKNQACRFIK, encoded by the exons atgggacaagataatagtcgtcagttgtttgtgcatatgttacagataatgttaAAGGATCGGGGAATgcaggttactaaaacaaaattgcagacttttcttagttttgttgaggaagtatgtccctggtttccgCAGGAAGGaactatgagtttagagatatggaaaaagatagggaaacagattcaaacatattatactctccacggacctaataaggttcctgtggaaacattttcattatggtctttaataagagactgccttgattttgaacatgaggaagggagtaaattaaaacacatgctcccacccaaagaaccaatttatgctactcctaaagtttatgctactcctgaagggaaaggacccacaacctttgaattagaatctgcaaaacctttgaaggaaaatgagggaacgctgacttcagaggatgaggaaagtttagagGAACAGGCAGCTGCTTACCATAAGGATGATCATtgggaattacttgtaactgacaattcgaatgtgcaggcagcagctgcccctctgacaaagggtctggaggcactcatgcagaaattattaataacaataaaggaagaaataaaaagggaaggtagggatgaaggcgctggtgcaatctctactgcgcctcctgcttatgcaccctcaactattgctggattagatcctccacctatttccaaacctgaaaatttgttgaatataactcgtgaatcacacagtttgtcccccttgcaaaaggctatgcaacaggcccaaagagctggagaaactgttcagggattctccgctgctttcccggtattcgaacatgaaaaccaaaggtattatgaagctttacctttcaaaaaactaaaggaattaaaaattgcctgtgctcaatatggacctacggctccttttacccagaccatgatagagagtctaggaggtcaaaatttgccacctagtgattggaaacaaattgcaagagcttgcttatcaggaggggactatttattatggaaatcagaatttacagaacaatgtggccatatagctgaactaaaccagcgacaagggatcaatactacatatgaaatgttggtaggggaaggggcctaccaaaataccaatgctcaattgaactatttgcctggagcatatgctcaaatttctaatgctgcccggcaggcttggaaaaagctcccttgctctagtaataagactgaggatctttcaaaaattcgtcaggggcctgatgaaccatatcaagattttgtggctcgtcttcttgaagcagtaggtaagattatggctgatgagcaggctggaatggtgcttactaaacaattagcctatgaaaatgcaaattctgcctgtcaggctgcgcttagaccgtacagaaaaaagggaggtctatcagattacattcgtatatgtgctgatatcggaacttcctatatgcagggtattaccctggctgcagctttacaagggaaaagcataaaagaagtattatatcaacagcaaatgaaaaataaacgaggattacctagtagaggaaatgctggctgttttgtttgtggccagcctggacatcgtgctgccttttgcccccaacgagccaattcagggaatattaaaactcctaatttatgccctaggtataaaaaaggaagacaggaatctgtgacctatttgggaagagatccccactttatttgtattcctttttcaactgaacagcaacaatggctctctcaattttctgatgattgggcaattgcgcttgcacagtatgcaggggagattaaacaacattaccctgctaataaattgttacaatttgcacagctgcatcagtttatttttccaaaagtcgtaCAGCAATGCCCTTTGAGaaaggggacaactgtctttactgatggatcttccaatggcatagccagtttgataatcgaaaatgaatcttattattgtcaaacctcatattcatcagctcaggaagtagagctttttgcagtactccaggctctgcaacgtgttcctcaaagttttaatttatactctgacagtcattatgttgtcagagctctctcagtcattgaaacagtacccctcattggagctgctaaggcctctattcaaaccttgtttttgaaaattcagaatctcattcgagcccgaactcatccttgcttttttgggcacatacgtgctcacactgcccttcctgggcctttagcggctgggaatgctctggctgatgaagtcacccatacggtatgttattcttccttaacccttacctctgcagcacaggcctctcatgcaatacaccatcagaatagcaattcattacggctgcaatttggaatttctcgggaagccgctcgtcaaattgtaaaagcttgtcctacttgtccacagttttttgtgctcccaacatatggagtcaatcctcggggtttactccccaatgatttgtggcaaatggatgttacacatatttctgattttggaaaactgaaatatgtgcatgttactattgatactttctctgggtttatcatggccacacttcaatctggagaggctagtaaacattgtattcagcattgcttacggagtttttctgctatgggcctacctaaatgcattaaaacagacaatggccctggatatgttggccgcaattttcaaaccttttgtgcccagctgcgCATCatacacaagactggaatcccatataacccacagggccaaggaattgttgagcgggcacatcaaacccttcagcaccaactgaaaaaattaaaaagggggagtttgtatgctgttacgcctaacaatcttcttagtcatgctttgtttgttttaaattttctgagcctcgataaaaatggaaaatcagcagctcaacgtttttggcactatgataataaaaaggcacggccattagtcaggtggaaagacccgctggaaggcagatggcatgggccggatccagttctaatatgggggagaggtcatgtttgtgttttcccgcagaatgctgaagcgccgcgctggctcccggaaaggttggtacacacggcagaggagttcactggtggagcgaatgagacagctcacaatccaggagacggtcctgctgccgacagctcagcagatacaggcactgttacagatggcat CACTGGCTGGAGTGTGGATATTCCTGGTGTGACCAAGCTCACAGGGCATGCACAGCGACGCAACGGAACGGGACCCCAGGATGTCCCATTCTGTGGCCTGGGGCATGAAGGGAAACATAGAGCGGGGCCACGGAAACTCTGCCGGAATGAGACTACTACGGTGTATTCTATTCCTAACAGCACACACTCACTGTGGGACTGGTCACCAGACTCAGAGAGAAACCCCGGAAAGGAAAGTAACAGACAGTTTGCAGCGAGAATTTGGAATCTTGGCGGCACCCTTGTTTATCAAACTGAGGTCTGGAAGTTGCTGGCCGCTTTTGAAACAAGCGGATCCTTCATGCAGACTGGAGAAAAGGTTAAAGGTGGATTTTTTTGGAATGCAACCTGGAGATATCCTCGGGCTTGTGTACCTTATCCATTTATGATTATTGCTGGTTCTGTAAATCTTACTAAGAATAATAGTCaatatcatgttcattgttttaattgtaccctgactaattgtataagaggtatggaaaataattctggggctctgatagttaaacaaccacccttcgtcatgatgcctgtaaatcttactgagccctggtatgaagagtcagggcttgagctgtggaataaggtgcgtacagcccttgctaggccacgaagggggataggattaataattctaggagtagtaacgcttataactttaattgcttctgctgTTACTGCTTCTGTATCTTTAGCTCAATCTGTGCAAACTGCTAGCATTGTAGACGATTTAGCAAAAAATACTTCCAAAGCTTTAGGGATTCaagaagatatagatagaaaattaGAGGATAGACTAAATGCGCTTTATGATGCAGTAAGATTTTTGGGAGAAGAAGTGCAAGGGTTAAAGCTAAGAACAAAAATTAGATGTCATGCTAATtatcgttggatttgtgtaactccaaaaatttataataatactgagaccccttggaataagataaaattacatttagatggtatttggcataatgaaaacatttccttagatctattacaacttcatcaggaaattcttgatatagaaaatgctcctcgggctagtatggatttggcagaaaatgctgaagagtttgttaacagtttgttttccaattttcctccaataacctcactttggcatcttttttcaggggtcgtggccatgcttctggtattagcgctttttgtgtgcattactccttttatcataaagaaatttgtcaaagagctgtgggacatcaaggctgtcctacacagtaattatttacgccaaaagaatcaggcgtgccgttttattaaataa
- the LOC133071258 gene encoding endogenous retrovirus group K member 10 Gag polyprotein-like isoform X2 gives MGQDNSRQLFVHMLQIMLKDRGMQVTKTKLQTFLSFVEEVCPWFPQEGTMSLEIWKKIGKQIQTYYTLHGPNKVPVETFSLWSLIRDCLDFEHEEGSKLKHMLPPKEPIYATPKVYATPEGKGPTTFELESAKPLKENEGTLTSEDEESLEEQAAAYHKDDHWELLVTDNSNVQAAAAPLTKGLEALMQKLLITIKEEIKREGRDEGAGAISTAPPAYAPSTIAGLDPPPISKPENLLNITRESHSLSPLQKAMQQAQRAGETVQGFSAAFPVFEHENQRYYEALPFKKLKELKIACAQYGPTAPFTQTMIESLGGQNLPPSDWKQIARACLSGGDYLLWKSEFTEQCGHIAELNQRQGINTTYEMLVGEGAYQNTNAQLNYLPGAYAQISNAARQAWKKLPCSSNKTEDLSKIRQGPDEPYQDFVARLLEAVGKIMADEQAGMVLTKQLAYENANSACQAALRPYRKKGGLSDYIRICADIGTSYMQGITLAAALQGKSIKEVLYQQQMKNKRGLPSRGNAGCFVCGQPGHRAAFCPQRANSGNIKTPNLCPRYKKGRQESVTYLGRDPHFICIPFSTEQQQWLSQFSDDWAIALAQYAGEIKQHYPANKLLQFAQLHQFIFPKVVQQCPLRKGTTVFTDGSSNGIASLIIENESYYCQTSYSSAQEVELFAVLQALQRVPQSFNLYSDSHYVVRALSVIETVPLIGAAKASIQTLFLKIQNLIRARTHPCFFGHIRAHTALPGPLAAGNALADEVTHTVCYSSLTLTSAAQASHAIHHQNSNSLRLQFGISREAARQIVKACPTCPQFFVLPTYGVNPRGLLPNDLWQMDVTHISDFGKLKYVHVTIDTFSGFIMATLQSGEASKHCIQHCLRSFSAMGLPKCIKTDNGPGYVGRNFQTFCAQLRIIHKTGIPYNPQGQGIVERAHQTLQHQLKKLKRGSLYAVTPNNLLSHALFVLNFLSLDKNGKSAAQRFWHYDNKKARPLVRWKDPLEGRWHGPDPVLIWGRGHVCVFPQNAEAPRWLPERLVHTAEEFTGGANETAHNPGDGPAADSSADTGTVTDGMLSHCYRCWIF, from the exons atgggacaagataatagtcgtcagttgtttgtgcatatgttacagataatgttaAAGGATCGGGGAATgcaggttactaaaacaaaattgcagacttttcttagttttgttgaggaagtatgtccctggtttccgCAGGAAGGaactatgagtttagagatatggaaaaagatagggaaacagattcaaacatattatactctccacggacctaataaggttcctgtggaaacattttcattatggtctttaataagagactgccttgattttgaacatgaggaagggagtaaattaaaacacatgctcccacccaaagaaccaatttatgctactcctaaagtttatgctactcctgaagggaaaggacccacaacctttgaattagaatctgcaaaacctttgaaggaaaatgagggaacgctgacttcagaggatgaggaaagtttagagGAACAGGCAGCTGCTTACCATAAGGATGATCATtgggaattacttgtaactgacaattcgaatgtgcaggcagcagctgcccctctgacaaagggtctggaggcactcatgcagaaattattaataacaataaaggaagaaataaaaagggaaggtagggatgaaggcgctggtgcaatctctactgcgcctcctgcttatgcaccctcaactattgctggattagatcctccacctatttccaaacctgaaaatttgttgaatataactcgtgaatcacacagtttgtcccccttgcaaaaggctatgcaacaggcccaaagagctggagaaactgttcagggattctccgctgctttcccggtattcgaacatgaaaaccaaaggtattatgaagctttacctttcaaaaaactaaaggaattaaaaattgcctgtgctcaatatggacctacggctccttttacccagaccatgatagagagtctaggaggtcaaaatttgccacctagtgattggaaacaaattgcaagagcttgcttatcaggaggggactatttattatggaaatcagaatttacagaacaatgtggccatatagctgaactaaaccagcgacaagggatcaatactacatatgaaatgttggtaggggaaggggcctaccaaaataccaatgctcaattgaactatttgcctggagcatatgctcaaatttctaatgctgcccggcaggcttggaaaaagctcccttgctctagtaataagactgaggatctttcaaaaattcgtcaggggcctgatgaaccatatcaagattttgtggctcgtcttcttgaagcagtaggtaagattatggctgatgagcaggctggaatggtgcttactaaacaattagcctatgaaaatgcaaattctgcctgtcaggctgcgcttagaccgtacagaaaaaagggaggtctatcagattacattcgtatatgtgctgatatcggaacttcctatatgcagggtattaccctggctgcagctttacaagggaaaagcataaaagaagtattatatcaacagcaaatgaaaaataaacgaggattacctagtagaggaaatgctggctgttttgtttgtggccagcctggacatcgtgctgccttttgcccccaacgagccaattcagggaatattaaaactcctaatttatgccctaggtataaaaaaggaagacaggaatctgtgacctatttgggaagagatccccactttatttgtattcctttttcaactgaacagcaacaatggctctctcaattttctgatgattgggcaattgcgcttgcacagtatgcaggggagattaaacaacattaccctgctaataaattgttacaatttgcacagctgcatcagtttatttttccaaaagtcgtaCAGCAATGCCCTTTGAGaaaggggacaactgtctttactgatggatcttccaatggcatagccagtttgataatcgaaaatgaatcttattattgtcaaacctcatattcatcagctcaggaagtagagctttttgcagtactccaggctctgcaacgtgttcctcaaagttttaatttatactctgacagtcattatgttgtcagagctctctcagtcattgaaacagtacccctcattggagctgctaaggcctctattcaaaccttgtttttgaaaattcagaatctcattcgagcccgaactcatccttgcttttttgggcacatacgtgctcacactgcccttcctgggcctttagcggctgggaatgctctggctgatgaagtcacccatacggtatgttattcttccttaacccttacctctgcagcacaggcctctcatgcaatacaccatcagaatagcaattcattacggctgcaatttggaatttctcgggaagccgctcgtcaaattgtaaaagcttgtcctacttgtccacagttttttgtgctcccaacatatggagtcaatcctcggggtttactccccaatgatttgtggcaaatggatgttacacatatttctgattttggaaaactgaaatatgtgcatgttactattgatactttctctgggtttatcatggccacacttcaatctggagaggctagtaaacattgtattcagcattgcttacggagtttttctgctatgggcctacctaaatgcattaaaacagacaatggccctggatatgttggccgcaattttcaaaccttttgtgcccagctgcgCATCatacacaagactggaatcccatataacccacagggccaaggaattgttgagcgggcacatcaaacccttcagcaccaactgaaaaaattaaaaagggggagtttgtatgctgttacgcctaacaatcttcttagtcatgctttgtttgttttaaattttctgagcctcgataaaaatggaaaatcagcagctcaacgtttttggcactatgataataaaaaggcacggccattagtcaggtggaaagacccgctggaaggcagatggcatgggccggatccagttctaatatgggggagaggtcatgtttgtgttttcccgcagaatgctgaagcgccgcgctggctcccggaaaggttggtacacacggcagaggagttcactggtggagcgaatgagacagctcacaatccaggagacggtcctgctgccgacagctcagcagatacaggcactgttacagatggcat GTTGTCTCACTGTTACAGATGTTGGATATTCTGA